In the genome of Neofelis nebulosa isolate mNeoNeb1 chromosome 6, mNeoNeb1.pri, whole genome shotgun sequence, one region contains:
- the RING1 gene encoding E3 ubiquitin-protein ligase RING1 — protein sequence MTTPANAQNASKTWELSLYELHRTPQEAIMDGTEIAVSPRSLHSELMCPICLDMLKNTMTTKECLHRFCSDCIVTALRSGNKECPTCRKKLVSKRSLRPDPNFDALISKIYPSREEYEAHQDRVLIRLSRLHNQQALSSSIEEGLRMQAMHRAQRVRRPMPGSDQTTTMSGGEGEPGEGEGDGEDVSSDSAPDSAPGPAPKRPRGGGAGGSSVGTGGGGTGGVGGGAGSEDSGDRGGTLGGGTLGPPSPPGAPSPPEPGGEIELVFRPHPLLVEKGEYCQTRYVKTTGNATVDHLSKYLALRIALERRQQQEAGEPGGPGGGASDAGGPDGGGGEGGGTGGGDGPEEPALPSLEGVSEKQYTIYIAPGGGAFTTLNGSLTLELVNEKFWKVSRPLELCYAPTKDPK from the exons ATGACGACGCCGGCGAATGCCCAGAATGCCAGCAAAACGTGGGAACTGAGTCTATACGAGCTCCACCGGACCCCGCAG GAAGCCATCATGGATGGCACAGAGATTGCGGTTTCCCCTCGGTCACTGCATTCAGAACTCATGTGCCCCATCTGCCTGGACatgctgaagaatacaatgaccACCAAGGAGTGCCTCCACCGATTCTGCTCCGACTGTATTGTCACGGCCCTGCGGAGCGG gaACAAGGAGTGCCCTACCTGCCGCAAGAAGCTGGTATCCAAGCGGTCTCTGCGGCCAGATCCCAACTTTGATGCCCTGATCTCTAAGATCTATCCCAGCCGGGAGGAATATGAGGCCCACCAAGACCGGGTGCTCATCCGCCTCAGTCGCCTGCACAACCAACAGGCGCTGAGCTCCAGCATTGAAGAGGGGCTGCGCATGCAGGCCATGCACAG GGCCCAGCGTGTGAGGCGGCCGATGCCCGGGTCAGATCAGACCACCACGATGAGTGGGGGGGAAGGagagcctggggagggagagggggatggaGAGGATGTGAGCTCAGACTCTGCCCCTGactctgccccaggccctgctcccAAGCGACCCCGTGGCGGGGGTGCAGGGGGGAGCAGTGTAGGGACAGGGGGAGGTGGCAccggtggggtgggtgggggcgccGGTTCTGAAGACTCTGGTGACCGGGGAGGGACTTTGGGAGGGGGAACCCTAGGCCCCCCAAGCCCTCCTGGGGCCCCCAGTCCCCCGGAGCCAGGCGGAGAAATTGAGCTCGTGTTCCGGCCCCACCCCCTGCTCGTGGAGAAAGGAGAATACTGCCAGACTAG GTATGTGAAGACAACTGGGAATGCTACAGTGGACCATCTTTCCAAGTACTTGGCCCTGCGTATTGCCCTTGAGCGGAGGCAGCAGCAAGAAGCCGGGGAGCCAGGAGGGCCTGGAGGGGGCGCCTCTGATGCCGGGGGACCTGatgggggtggtggagagggtGGGGGTACCGGAGGAGGTGACGGCCCTGAGGAGCCTGCCTTGCCCAGTCTGGAAGGTGTCAGTGAAAAGCAGTACACCATCTACATCGCCCCCGGGGGTGGAGCTTTCACG ACACTGAATGGCTCGCTGACCCTGGAACTGGTGAATGAGAAGTTCTGGAAGGTGTCCCGGCCACTGGAGCTTTGCTATGCCCCCACCAAGGATCCAAAGTGA